In one Asterias amurensis chromosome 9, ASM3211899v1 genomic region, the following are encoded:
- the LOC139941806 gene encoding retinoschisin-like, whose product MPDNEPAIGHYLDGLFLSEDPDEIQTFFDCPVGPRCDAADRLGIEHGTPLNIPDENFSASSTDSTGYRYSTPSSARLNFPGSHPLIGGWKAASTTVGSWIQVKLGVDAIVTGVITQGRNVDESSHLCWVTRFQVKYASMANVNLVDVTSQDGTPKVFDGNTDGTTEVTTSFPQPVIASIIRLLPVAWVSQVVLRFELLGCLQSAETTRLMTRPLAPIDQGDYMPVA is encoded by the exons ATGCCCGACAATGAACCAGCCATTGGCCATTATTTGGACGGGCTCTTCTTAAGCGAGGACCCCGACGAGATTCAGACATTCTTCGATTGTCCAG TCGGTCCTCGGTGTGATGCGGCCGACCGTCTGGGCATTGAACACGGCACTCCTCTGAACATCCCGGATGAAAATTTTTCCGCGTCGTCCACCGACAGCACGGGATATCGCTATAGCACGCCCTCTTCGGCTAGGTTGAACTTTCCGGGTTCACATCCTCTGATTGGTGGATGGAAGGCTGCCTCCACCACCGTTGGCTCCTGGATACAAGTGAAACTTGGGGTGGACGCAATCGTAACGGGAGTCATTACACAAGGTCGCAATGTTGACGAGAGCAGCCATTTGTGCTGGGTGACCCGATTTCAAGTCAAGTACGCATCAATGGCAAATGTGAACCTTGTTGATGTTACGAGCCAGGATGGCACACCCAAG GTTTTTGACGGCAACACTGACGGCACCACGGAGGTGACCACCTCCTTCCCGCAACCGGTCATAGCTAGCATCATTCGGCTGCTGCCGGTTGCGTGGGTTTCACAAGTCGTACTTCGTTTTGAGCTGCTGGGATGTTTGCAGTCTGCTGAAACTACACGTCTAATGACGCGCCCCTTGGCTCCCATTGATCAAGGAGACTACATGCCCGTAGCCTGA